The following are from one region of the Advenella mimigardefordensis DPN7 genome:
- the boxB gene encoding benzoyl-CoA 2,3-epoxidase subunit BoxB, with protein sequence MSSINYNDKIPNNVNLSEDRTLQRALEHWQPNYRKWWNDMGPEGSQDFDVYLRTATSVDPQGWASFGYVKMPDYRWGIFLNPRDAERQVNFGEHKGEKAWQDVPGEHRANLRRIIVTQGDTEPASVEQQRHLGLTAPSMYDLRNLFQVNVEEGRHLWAMVYLLHKHFGRDGREEAEALLERNSGDEDNPRILAAFNEKTPDWLSFYMFTYFTDRDGKFQLCALAESGFDPLARTTKFMLTEEAHHMFVGESGVSRVIQRTCEVMNQLKTDDPARLREAGVIDLETIQRYLNFHFSVTIDLFGADESSNAATFYNTGLKGRYEETKRDDDHKLYDRTYNVLAVQDGRLVERSVPMLNALNEVLRDDYIKDSVGGVNRWNKVIEKAGIPFRLKTPHKAFNRSIGTLSGAFVSPEGVMMSEAEWVSHEREWLPTNEDRAFVASLMGRVVEPGKFANWIAPPVMGINRQPVDFEYVRFN encoded by the coding sequence ATGTCAAGCATCAACTACAACGATAAAATTCCCAATAATGTCAATCTGTCCGAAGACAGGACGCTGCAGCGCGCGCTTGAACACTGGCAACCGAATTACCGCAAATGGTGGAATGATATGGGTCCCGAAGGTTCGCAGGACTTTGACGTCTATTTGCGTACTGCGACCAGCGTCGATCCGCAGGGCTGGGCATCTTTTGGCTATGTGAAAATGCCCGACTATCGCTGGGGTATTTTCCTGAACCCGCGTGATGCCGAGCGCCAGGTCAACTTCGGCGAACATAAAGGTGAGAAAGCCTGGCAGGATGTACCGGGCGAGCATCGCGCCAATCTGCGGCGCATTATTGTGACGCAGGGCGATACGGAACCTGCATCGGTGGAACAGCAGCGCCATCTGGGCCTGACTGCGCCGTCCATGTATGACTTGCGCAATCTGTTCCAGGTCAATGTAGAAGAGGGGCGGCATTTGTGGGCCATGGTGTACCTGCTGCATAAACATTTCGGTCGTGATGGTCGTGAGGAAGCAGAAGCCCTGCTGGAACGCAATAGCGGCGACGAAGACAATCCGCGAATTCTGGCGGCCTTCAATGAAAAAACACCGGACTGGCTATCGTTTTACATGTTCACGTATTTCACCGATCGCGACGGTAAATTTCAATTGTGTGCGCTGGCCGAATCAGGCTTTGACCCGCTGGCCCGTACTACAAAATTCATGCTGACTGAAGAGGCGCATCATATGTTTGTGGGCGAGTCGGGCGTATCCCGGGTCATTCAGCGTACCTGCGAGGTTATGAATCAATTGAAAACAGATGATCCTGCACGGCTTCGTGAAGCCGGCGTGATTGATCTGGAAACCATCCAGCGCTATCTGAATTTCCATTTCAGTGTCACCATTGATCTGTTCGGTGCCGATGAGTCCAGTAACGCCGCCACCTTCTACAACACCGGTTTGAAAGGGCGTTACGAAGAGACCAAGCGTGACGACGATCATAAGCTATATGATCGCACCTACAACGTGCTGGCCGTGCAGGACGGACGTCTGGTCGAGCGTTCTGTGCCCATGCTGAACGCACTGAACGAAGTGTTGCGCGATGACTATATCAAGGACTCGGTGGGGGGCGTCAATCGCTGGAACAAAGTGATAGAGAAGGCGGGTATTCCTTTCCGTCTGAAAACACCGCACAAGGCATTTAACCGCAGCATCGGTACGCTGTCCGGCGCCTTTGTTTCGCCCGAGGGTGTGATGATGTCCGAGGCCGAATGGGTCAGCCATGAACGTGAGTGGTTACCGACAAACGAAGATCGTGCCTTTGTCGCTTCTTTGATGGGGCGCGTCGTCGAGCCGGGCAAATTTGCTAACTGGATCGCGCCGCCGGTGATGGGTATTAATCGTCAGCCGGTTGATTTTGAATATGTGCGATTCAATTGA
- a CDS encoding amino acid ABC transporter permease produces MSGFLEVIDTYWLYFLVGQYPNGPLGGLALTVLLASCALVMAMPLGVLLAFARISPWRTVRWPVSILVFVVRGTPLLMVVFWAYFFLPSVTGVKTNQFWTMLIALVIFDAAYLAEIIRAGIQGLPRGQMECARSLGFGYFRAMRLVILPQAIRHMLPSLVNQFISTIKETSLGYIIGLAEVSFITSQINTQVMVYPAQIYLVLGLTYLLLCFGLSRFAYWLERRRGKQQVAMVARKEAQ; encoded by the coding sequence ATGAGCGGATTTCTGGAAGTCATCGACACGTACTGGTTGTACTTTCTGGTGGGCCAATATCCGAATGGGCCGCTGGGCGGACTTGCGCTGACCGTGTTGCTGGCCAGCTGTGCGCTGGTGATGGCTATGCCTCTCGGTGTTCTGCTGGCTTTCGCCCGGATCAGTCCCTGGCGCACTGTGCGCTGGCCTGTGAGTATTCTGGTTTTTGTCGTGCGCGGCACGCCATTGCTCATGGTGGTGTTCTGGGCCTATTTCTTCTTGCCCAGTGTAACGGGTGTTAAGACCAATCAATTCTGGACCATGTTGATTGCGTTGGTGATATTTGACGCTGCCTATCTGGCCGAGATTATCCGTGCCGGTATTCAGGGGCTCCCTAGGGGGCAAATGGAATGTGCGCGTTCGCTGGGCTTCGGTTATTTCCGTGCCATGCGACTGGTCATATTGCCGCAAGCGATCAGGCATATGCTGCCGTCGCTGGTCAACCAGTTTATCTCCACGATCAAGGAAACTTCATTGGGTTATATCATCGGCCTTGCTGAGGTATCTTTTATTACCTCGCAGATCAATACCCAGGTGATGGTGTATCCGGCACAAATCTATCTGGTCCTGGGGCTGACCTATCTGCTGCTGTGTTTCGGTCTGTCCCGTTTTGCGTACTGGCTCGAACGCCGGCGCGGCAAACAGCAAGTGGCTATGGTGGCCCGCAAGGAAGCGCAATGA
- a CDS encoding MaoC family dehydratase, whose translation MKFAEFQPGMVFEQGPRHLTEEEIIRFAEAYDPQWFHVNPERAKAGPWKGLIASGWHTCGIAMKMAVEAALEGSESFASPGLDSVKWLKPVRPGDDLFWKGVVKAKRVSNTREGLGILLWSWEVTNQKNETVLELDATSLFDISESMEKDQE comes from the coding sequence ATGAAATTCGCGGAATTCCAGCCGGGTATGGTCTTTGAACAGGGACCCCGGCATTTGACCGAAGAAGAAATCATTCGCTTCGCCGAAGCCTATGACCCACAGTGGTTTCACGTTAATCCGGAACGGGCCAAGGCCGGCCCCTGGAAAGGCCTGATCGCCAGCGGCTGGCACACCTGTGGGATTGCCATGAAAATGGCCGTAGAGGCTGCGCTGGAGGGCTCCGAATCGTTTGCTTCGCCCGGTCTGGATAGCGTCAAATGGCTCAAACCCGTCAGACCCGGCGACGACCTGTTCTGGAAAGGCGTGGTCAAGGCCAAAAGGGTTTCCAACACGAGGGAAGGGCTTGGCATTCTGCTGTGGAGCTGGGAAGTAACCAACCAGAAAAATGAAACCGTGCTGGAACTGGATGCCACCAGCCTTTTTGATATTTCCGAGAGCATGGAAAAAGATCAGGAATAA
- a CDS encoding amino acid ABC transporter permease — translation MPEFDASMLLSGRYHEMLLAGVWLSIQLLAVSLVLALPLATCIALLRLAPFRVLRGLGFTYVETIRNIPLLAHMLFWYFGAPEMLPEAAKQWLYAGNTEAICAVIALTLYTAAYMAEDIRSGIRAISFVQTEAARALGFSFLATMRLVILPQAMRVITPPLISQTLNLWKNTSIATVIGVAELMYQAGQVESASFRSFESFAFATSAYLSLSLLITALAAWFQHRYPPRAL, via the coding sequence ATGCCCGAGTTTGACGCTTCCATGCTGCTTAGCGGCCGGTATCATGAAATGCTGCTGGCAGGCGTATGGCTATCCATACAGCTGCTGGCTGTTTCATTGGTGCTCGCGCTGCCACTGGCCACTTGTATCGCCTTGCTGCGGCTGGCGCCGTTCCGGGTGCTGCGCGGTCTGGGTTTTACCTATGTAGAGACGATACGCAATATTCCGTTGCTGGCGCATATGCTGTTTTGGTATTTTGGTGCGCCCGAGATGTTGCCAGAGGCAGCAAAGCAATGGCTTTATGCCGGCAATACCGAAGCCATCTGTGCTGTCATTGCACTGACGCTTTATACTGCCGCATATATGGCAGAAGACATTCGCAGCGGCATCCGGGCAATTTCATTTGTACAGACAGAGGCGGCGCGTGCACTGGGGTTCAGCTTTCTGGCAACGATGCGTCTGGTTATCCTGCCACAGGCCATGCGGGTTATTACCCCGCCACTGATTTCGCAGACGCTTAACTTGTGGAAGAACACCAGTATTGCAACTGTCATCGGCGTGGCCGAGCTTATGTATCAGGCCGGCCAGGTGGAAAGTGCCAGTTTCAGAAGTTTTGAATCGTTCGCTTTTGCGACTTCCGCATACCTGAGTTTGTCGCTACTGATTACCGCGCTGGCTGCATGGTTCCAGCATCGTTATCCGCCGAGGGCGCTATGA
- a CDS encoding LysR substrate-binding domain-containing protein: MNTSLPPLNAVRAFVAAARHQSFTLAANELHITHSAISHQVKALEAYMGVRLFDRRIRQVSLTLEGLRFFTQADAALKQIANAAQSVMSQTPERVVRVNVRPSFAVRWLIPRLPEFIAQYPGIEPHVLTTTLPPESAGEFDISIRRGLKGWSDAMQVSPFIEDDVCLVMSPASQARYCVTDPGALAGLTLLRSKSRKGDWEAWLEHAGIDGVRPVGQMQFDHVHFVLQAVEDGLGFAAVPFSLISHDVALGRLCCLLPDMRLPVTRYYYGVGPNAKPEAQYFIAWLERELARQAMAGRVTG; encoded by the coding sequence ATGAATACGTCCCTGCCGCCCCTGAATGCCGTTCGCGCTTTTGTTGCAGCGGCCCGTCACCAGAGCTTTACGCTGGCGGCCAATGAATTGCATATCACCCATAGCGCAATCAGTCATCAGGTGAAGGCGCTTGAGGCCTATATGGGTGTGCGTCTGTTTGACCGACGTATCCGGCAGGTAAGCCTGACGCTCGAAGGCTTGCGGTTTTTCACGCAGGCCGATGCGGCTCTCAAGCAAATCGCCAATGCTGCGCAATCGGTAATGAGTCAGACGCCAGAACGGGTGGTCAGAGTAAATGTGCGTCCATCATTTGCGGTGCGCTGGCTGATTCCCCGGCTGCCTGAATTCATCGCGCAATATCCCGGTATAGAGCCCCACGTACTCACCACGACGTTACCGCCCGAGTCGGCCGGCGAATTTGATATTTCCATCCGCCGGGGCCTCAAGGGATGGTCGGACGCGATGCAGGTGTCCCCATTTATTGAAGATGACGTATGTCTGGTTATGTCGCCCGCTTCCCAGGCAAGGTATTGTGTTACGGATCCAGGTGCGCTGGCGGGACTGACCCTGCTTCGGTCAAAGTCTCGCAAGGGCGATTGGGAGGCCTGGCTGGAGCATGCTGGTATCGACGGCGTCAGACCTGTGGGTCAAATGCAGTTTGACCATGTGCATTTTGTTCTGCAGGCGGTCGAAGACGGCCTGGGTTTCGCTGCTGTTCCGTTTTCATTGATTTCCCACGACGTTGCGCTGGGCCGGCTTTGCTGCCTATTACCGGATATGCGCCTGCCGGTTACCCGGTACTATTATGGTGTTGGCCCGAACGCGAAACCTGAAGCCCAGTATTTTATTGCCTGGCTGGAAAGGGAGCTTGCACGCCAGGCGATGGCTGGACGCGTGACGGGATGA
- the boxA gene encoding benzoyl-CoA 2,3-epoxidase subunit BoxA: MATIEQAQVIKKQHLIDPEICIRCNTCEETCPIDAITHDGTNYVVMPDICNHCMACVAPCPTGAIDNWQPVPAEKMYSIEEQYSWDELPAPLALEAQEQPASPGVDSDSAAPAAQAEAEVTIQGSNYVAGAQVPPWSASHSYTNLYGTRNVVTATVSGNYRLTDDASESDIRHIVLDFGDAPFPVLEGQSIGIIPPGTDASDRLHHARQYSLASPRDGERPRYNNVSITVKRVVQDYDGIPVKGVCSNYVCDLKKGDKVQVIGPFGHTFLMPNHPGSNIIMICTGTGSAPMRAMTERRRRKRLEGQNVERGKLMLFFGARCKEELPYFGPLNKLPKDFIDINFAFSRTPGQPKKYVQDVMRERLPDLLALLQNEDTYIYVCGVKGMESGVLEVLQEVAAAGGMQWPELHATLRKKGRLHLETY, encoded by the coding sequence ATGGCGACGATCGAACAAGCCCAGGTAATAAAAAAACAGCACCTGATTGATCCGGAAATTTGCATACGGTGCAACACCTGTGAGGAAACGTGCCCGATAGATGCGATTACGCATGACGGGACCAATTATGTTGTGATGCCGGATATCTGTAATCACTGCATGGCCTGTGTGGCGCCCTGTCCTACGGGCGCCATCGATAACTGGCAGCCGGTGCCTGCAGAGAAAATGTATTCCATCGAAGAGCAATACAGCTGGGACGAGTTGCCGGCGCCGCTGGCGCTGGAGGCGCAGGAGCAGCCGGCAAGCCCGGGTGTCGATAGCGACTCGGCCGCGCCCGCTGCACAGGCCGAAGCCGAAGTGACCATACAGGGCAGCAATTATGTTGCCGGTGCGCAGGTACCTCCCTGGTCTGCCTCGCACAGCTATACCAACCTGTATGGGACACGCAACGTGGTGACGGCAACGGTATCGGGCAACTACCGGCTGACCGATGACGCATCTGAAAGCGACATTCGTCATATCGTACTGGATTTCGGCGATGCACCATTTCCAGTGCTGGAGGGCCAGTCCATCGGTATTATTCCGCCAGGGACCGACGCCAGCGACCGCTTGCATCATGCCCGGCAGTATTCGCTGGCCAGTCCGCGAGATGGTGAACGACCCCGTTATAACAATGTCTCGATTACCGTCAAGCGGGTGGTGCAGGACTATGACGGCATCCCGGTCAAAGGCGTCTGTTCTAATTACGTATGTGATTTGAAGAAAGGGGACAAGGTGCAGGTCATCGGGCCTTTCGGGCATACCTTTCTGATGCCGAACCACCCCGGTTCAAATATCATCATGATTTGCACCGGAACCGGCAGTGCGCCCATGCGCGCAATGACCGAGAGGCGCCGGCGCAAGCGTCTGGAAGGGCAGAATGTTGAGCGCGGCAAGCTCATGTTGTTCTTCGGTGCCCGATGCAAGGAAGAATTGCCTTATTTCGGACCGCTCAACAAATTGCCCAAAGACTTTATCGATATTAATTTCGCCTTTTCGCGTACGCCGGGACAGCCCAAAAAATATGTGCAGGATGTGATGCGCGAACGCTTGCCCGATCTGCTTGCATTGTTGCAGAACGAGGACACGTATATTTATGTGTGCGGCGTCAAGGGCATGGAATCCGGCGTACTGGAGGTACTGCAGGAAGTGGCTGCTGCCGGCGGCATGCAGTGGCCGGAACTGCATGCGACACTGAGGAAAAAAGGGCGGCTGCATCTGGAGACGTATTGA
- a CDS encoding isopenicillin N synthase family dioxygenase produces the protein MNHTSETHAALPIIDVSALITDSSAEALQTVADRIRNACRAHGFFYVSGHGVDSALIQRLEMLSRRFFALDEQEKMRWRMALGGRAWRGYFPLGGELTSGRPDWKEGLYLGTELADDHPLVLAATPVHGRNLFPDVPAFREAILQYMEAVTTLGQALMRGIALSLELPANYFESRYTADPLILFRIFNYPSQDVPKDMDVQWGVGEHTDYGLLTILLQDQIGGLQVKTPGGWTDATPVPNTFICNIGDMLERMTGGWYRSTAHRVVRNTSGTDRLSFPLFFDPNYFSRVHPIEGLPHVPDADDSASRWDKENVHAFNGIYGDYLLNKVSKVFPQLRQEVL, from the coding sequence ATGAACCACACCTCCGAAACACATGCGGCATTACCGATTATTGATGTCTCTGCATTGATAACCGACAGTAGCGCTGAAGCGCTCCAGACGGTGGCCGATCGCATCCGCAATGCTTGTCGTGCCCATGGCTTTTTCTATGTTTCAGGACATGGTGTAGACAGCGCATTGATACAACGCCTGGAAATGCTCAGTCGCCGTTTTTTTGCGCTGGACGAACAGGAAAAAATGCGCTGGCGGATGGCCCTGGGCGGCCGTGCGTGGCGCGGTTACTTTCCTCTGGGGGGCGAATTGACGTCGGGCAGGCCGGATTGGAAAGAAGGGCTTTATCTGGGGACCGAACTGGCAGATGACCATCCGCTGGTGCTGGCTGCGACGCCGGTGCATGGACGTAACCTGTTTCCGGACGTGCCGGCGTTCAGGGAGGCGATATTGCAATACATGGAAGCGGTGACCACGCTGGGGCAGGCCCTGATGCGGGGCATTGCGCTTAGTCTGGAATTGCCTGCAAATTACTTTGAGAGCCGCTACACCGCCGATCCGCTGATTTTGTTTCGCATATTCAATTATCCGTCCCAGGATGTACCTAAAGACATGGACGTGCAATGGGGTGTCGGTGAACACACTGATTATGGCTTGCTGACCATTCTGCTACAGGACCAGATTGGTGGCTTGCAGGTAAAGACGCCTGGTGGCTGGACTGATGCGACGCCGGTGCCAAACACGTTCATTTGCAATATTGGCGATATGCTGGAGCGCATGACCGGCGGCTGGTATCGTTCGACCGCGCATCGGGTCGTACGCAATACGTCGGGCACCGATAGGCTGTCTTTCCCATTGTTTTTTGATCCCAACTATTTTTCACGTGTGCATCCGATCGAAGGGCTGCCACACGTGCCTGATGCGGATGACAGTGCTTCGCGCTGGGACAAGGAAAATGTGCATGCCTTTAATGGCATTTACGGCGATTATTTACTGAATAAAGTGTCCAAAGTGTTTCCGCAGCTGAGGCAGGAGGTGTTGTGA
- a CDS encoding ABC transporter substrate-binding protein, producing the protein MKPRKLLALLGATLIGLGAVSAQADQLDDIKKNGELVVGVLGTDEPATFIDPKTREFIGYEVDLAKAVADKIGVKARFKQVAVAARIPELQQKHVDIIAAGLTHNKEREAQIDFSVTTFVTGQKALVRSDSGITDLAGLAGKKVLTIRGGTQEPNIRKAVPDVNVVTFDTSQQAFLALQQGKGVGYVDDEAALLRVYAKLGPKQKDFVVLKPSISEEPLAFGLRKGEAGLKKVVDDTLRELEASGQAEKIFFKWYGPNTKSQFSTRSFKLETDKI; encoded by the coding sequence ATGAAACCAAGAAAACTATTAGCCTTGCTGGGCGCAACCCTCATTGGCCTGGGCGCTGTCAGCGCACAGGCTGATCAACTGGACGATATCAAGAAAAACGGCGAGCTGGTAGTCGGCGTTTTGGGCACAGATGAGCCGGCAACCTTTATTGACCCCAAAACCCGCGAGTTCATTGGCTATGAGGTTGATCTTGCCAAGGCGGTCGCCGATAAGATCGGCGTCAAGGCGCGCTTCAAGCAGGTCGCCGTAGCGGCCCGTATTCCCGAACTTCAGCAGAAACACGTTGATATTATTGCTGCCGGTCTGACGCACAATAAAGAACGTGAGGCACAAATTGATTTTTCCGTGACAACGTTTGTCACAGGCCAAAAGGCGCTGGTGCGTAGCGACAGTGGCATTACAGACCTGGCGGGGTTGGCCGGCAAAAAAGTGCTGACAATCCGTGGTGGCACTCAGGAACCGAATATCCGCAAGGCGGTGCCTGATGTGAATGTGGTTACCTTCGATACCAGTCAGCAGGCGTTTCTTGCATTGCAACAAGGCAAGGGTGTTGGTTATGTGGACGATGAAGCAGCCCTGTTGCGCGTGTACGCCAAGCTGGGGCCTAAACAGAAAGATTTTGTCGTGCTCAAGCCAAGTATCAGCGAAGAACCACTGGCTTTCGGCTTGCGTAAAGGCGAAGCGGGTCTGAAAAAAGTGGTGGACGATACACTGCGTGAACTTGAGGCGTCTGGCCAGGCTGAGAAAATTTTCTTCAAATGGTACGGGCCGAATACCAAGTCTCAGTTCTCAACACGCAGTTTTAAACTCGAAACCGATAAGATTTAA
- the ureA gene encoding urease subunit gamma has product MFLSMYEQERLMVYTAGKLALERKQRGLKLNLPEATAYITAFLLEGARDGETVADLMEAGRHVLTRDDVMEGVPEMLGQVQVEATFPDGTKLVTVTGPIS; this is encoded by the coding sequence ATGTTTTTAAGTATGTATGAACAGGAACGGTTGATGGTATATACGGCCGGCAAGCTTGCGCTCGAACGCAAGCAGCGCGGTCTGAAACTCAATTTGCCCGAGGCGACGGCCTATATCACCGCCTTTTTGCTTGAAGGTGCGCGTGACGGGGAAACGGTTGCTGATCTCATGGAAGCCGGTCGCCATGTGCTGACACGTGACGATGTGATGGAAGGCGTTCCGGAAATGCTGGGCCAGGTTCAGGTGGAAGCGACGTTTCCAGATGGAACGAAACTGGTTACGGTTACAGGGCCGATCTCATGA
- a CDS encoding alpha/beta fold hydrolase, producing the protein MADTLLTNVSYDEKTVSIEYQVIHSDRRDRPLLVFLHEGLGSVAMWKDWPANLCQLLDCRGLVFSRYGYGKSTPRPAQEQWATDFMHIQAQQFLPAFFSALGIDTRTDQPILIGHSDGASIALLYAAAFPEQVRATAVLAPHLFVEDATVKNIALARQAYLTTDLPEKLQRYHDDVDSAFWGWNDVWLSAAFQTWNIEDEVADIRSPILAIQGREDEYGSLAQIEHIAQLAANVELYVIDDCRHSPHRDKPEQTSDAIVAFVRALL; encoded by the coding sequence ATGGCTGACACCTTACTGACGAACGTTTCATATGACGAAAAAACCGTGTCTATCGAATATCAGGTCATTCACTCCGACAGGCGTGATCGGCCACTTCTGGTGTTCCTGCACGAAGGACTGGGTTCGGTTGCCATGTGGAAAGACTGGCCCGCGAACCTGTGCCAGTTGCTCGATTGCCGTGGTCTGGTCTTTTCGCGCTACGGTTACGGCAAATCTACGCCCCGCCCTGCCCAGGAACAGTGGGCGACAGACTTCATGCACATCCAGGCACAACAGTTCCTGCCTGCTTTTTTCTCTGCACTCGGCATAGACACACGCACGGATCAGCCCATTCTGATCGGGCATAGCGACGGCGCATCGATCGCATTGCTCTACGCCGCTGCCTTTCCTGAGCAGGTGCGCGCCACGGCGGTGCTGGCGCCTCATTTGTTTGTCGAGGATGCTACGGTGAAAAATATTGCGCTTGCACGCCAGGCCTACCTGACCACCGATCTGCCAGAAAAACTGCAACGCTATCATGATGATGTTGATTCGGCGTTCTGGGGATGGAACGATGTCTGGCTCTCAGCCGCATTCCAGACATGGAATATTGAAGACGAAGTGGCAGACATCCGCAGCCCCATCCTGGCCATCCAGGGGCGTGAAGACGAATACGGATCGCTGGCCCAGATCGAGCATATTGCCCAGCTCGCTGCCAACGTAGAACTGTATGTGATCGACGATTGCCGCCATTCTCCACACCGCGACAAGCCCGAACAAACCAGCGATGCCATTGTCGCCTTTGTGCGCGCGCTGCTCTGA
- a CDS encoding MFS transporter, translating to MIISPVQTPVDQHSRHAALAMALALPTDVVLYLLLPMYSEQFGVSLVEAGVLLAANRLIRIAGYGFVARFYASHGDRLICTLAVIAASLCAVGYATLTGLWALLPLRLLWGLAFAALNLSTQALATAEATGASRRSGRSRAFIALGPAIALPLAALLAYGFGPRAIFWLLAATALTGVVVTRRLPSSAYPTPPKRRGLSLPNSLDMWSFLEGFTLDGLFIIGLSYLGSDLFPESAVVTAGLLLALRYLGEIILSPIGGRLAERFGAEKLLLALSLMTCICLIGFGAGWIWSCASLIVALRALQLPLLAPIVARRTPGPERVHALAARSVWRDIGAGTGPLAAGLVLPLLSAFWVYSIPALLLVWAAAACVERPSLSEHRKS from the coding sequence ATGATCATTTCCCCTGTCCAGACACCCGTTGACCAGCATTCGCGGCATGCCGCGCTCGCCATGGCCCTTGCTTTACCCACTGATGTTGTCCTGTATTTGTTACTCCCCATGTACTCGGAACAGTTTGGTGTATCGCTGGTTGAGGCTGGCGTATTGCTTGCCGCCAATCGCCTTATCCGAATTGCCGGGTATGGCTTTGTCGCTCGCTTTTATGCCAGTCATGGTGACCGCCTGATCTGCACGCTTGCCGTGATTGCGGCAAGCCTGTGTGCAGTGGGATATGCCACGCTGACGGGCCTCTGGGCATTATTGCCGCTGCGCCTGCTTTGGGGATTGGCCTTCGCCGCTTTGAACCTGTCAACGCAGGCATTGGCCACGGCCGAAGCAACAGGAGCATCACGCCGATCAGGAAGATCCCGCGCCTTTATCGCGCTGGGCCCCGCCATCGCATTGCCTCTGGCCGCACTACTTGCCTATGGCTTCGGACCCCGCGCAATTTTCTGGCTACTGGCCGCCACAGCTTTAACGGGCGTCGTGGTTACTCGCCGCCTTCCATCCAGTGCGTACCCCACGCCGCCAAAGCGGCGAGGGCTGAGCCTGCCCAACAGCCTGGATATGTGGTCTTTTCTGGAAGGATTCACGCTGGACGGGCTATTCATTATCGGTCTGTCCTACCTGGGCAGTGATCTTTTTCCTGAGAGCGCGGTCGTAACTGCCGGCCTGTTGCTGGCACTGCGCTACCTGGGTGAAATTATTCTGAGCCCCATCGGCGGCAGGCTTGCAGAAAGATTCGGCGCCGAAAAGCTGCTGCTGGCACTATCACTGATGACCTGTATATGCCTGATCGGATTCGGTGCGGGCTGGATATGGAGTTGTGCCAGCTTGATTGTTGCGCTGCGTGCCCTGCAACTGCCGCTGCTGGCGCCCATCGTCGCCAGACGAACGCCCGGACCCGAGCGGGTTCACGCCCTCGCCGCTCGTTCTGTCTGGCGCGACATCGGAGCCGGAACGGGCCCGCTTGCCGCCGGGCTGGTACTGCCTTTGCTGTCTGCTTTCTGGGTATACTCAATACCTGCGCTGTTGCTGGTGTGGGCTGCCGCTGCCTGCGTCGAGCGTCCATCCCTCAGCGAACATCGGAAATCATAG
- a CDS encoding amino acid ABC transporter ATP-binding protein has product MIEFENVNKWYDKYHALVDVTETVARGEVVVVCGPSGSGKSTLIRTVNRLEPIQSGHIRVNAQDIHDASIDLNAFRSGIGFVFQQFNLFPHLTALENCTLAPMHLRGMSVQAARERALSLLERVGLAHKADAMPDALSGGQQQRVAIARALAMEPPLMLFDEPTSSLDPEMVGEVLLVMRDLAKEGMTMVCVTHEMGFAREVADRILFMDAGKILERATPDDFFNRPQHPRAAQFLSDIRTPFSRAV; this is encoded by the coding sequence ATGATTGAATTTGAAAATGTGAATAAATGGTATGACAAATATCATGCCTTGGTAGATGTGACGGAAACGGTTGCGCGCGGGGAAGTCGTGGTCGTCTGCGGTCCTTCCGGGTCGGGCAAGTCCACGCTGATTCGCACGGTCAATCGGCTGGAGCCGATACAGTCGGGTCATATTCGCGTCAATGCTCAGGATATCCATGATGCATCAATCGATCTGAATGCCTTTCGGTCCGGCATTGGTTTTGTCTTCCAGCAGTTCAATCTGTTTCCTCATCTGACTGCGCTGGAAAACTGCACACTGGCTCCAATGCATTTGCGTGGTATGTCGGTTCAGGCAGCAAGGGAAAGGGCCCTGTCTTTGCTGGAGCGTGTCGGCCTCGCCCATAAGGCTGATGCGATGCCGGATGCGCTGTCAGGCGGGCAGCAGCAGCGGGTGGCTATCGCTCGTGCGCTGGCCATGGAGCCACCTCTGATGCTGTTTGACGAGCCGACCAGTTCGCTGGATCCGGAGATGGTGGGAGAAGTGCTATTGGTGATGCGGGATCTGGCCAAAGAAGGTATGACCATGGTTTGCGTTACGCATGAAATGGGATTTGCGCGCGAAGTGGCCGACCGGATTCTGTTTATGGATGCCGGAAAAATACTGGAGCGCGCTACACCGGATGATTTTTTCAACCGTCCGCAGCATCCCCGGGCGGCGCAGTTTCTCTCTGATATACGCACGCCTTTTTCCCGGGCAGTATAA